In Candidatus Auribacterota bacterium, the genomic stretch TCCTCGAGATTCACCGGCGTGACAACGATGGCGTCATATGTTTTTAAATGAAACATCTTCAGAAAGCTCGCGTAGGTGCACTCGTACGTTGCGGCGAACATCCCCGCGGAGACAATGACGCCCGGGGCGAGGAATTGAACGTAGGAGACACCCTGCATCTCCCCGAGGAACTTTCCCAGGCCCAGGCCCATCGCGAGCAGGTAGAGAACCGGGTCGCCCAGGTTGCCCATCAGGTTCACGTAGATGTATTTCATGAAGGAGTCGAAGTTCCTCCGCCACACCTTCCAGAATCGTAACGATATCCTAATCAACGAGATCCCTCCCCGTCAGTTTCAGGAACACGTCCTCGAGGGTCGCCGGACGCCTCAGAATGCGCCGGTACCCCTTGTCCGTCAGGTGCGTGAGCAAAGGCCTGCAGTCGTCACAGTAGAGATAGAGCTTCTGGTTCGTCTGCTCCACGGTCGCGTGGAAATACGTAATGTCCCGAATCACCTTTTCCTGCTCCCCGCCCGAGAGCACCAGCTCGAGCACCTCCTCCCCGATGAAGCGCCGGACCAGGTCCCGCGGCGGACCCGTCACCAGTATCTTTCCCCGGTCCATCACCGCCACGCGGTCGCACAGCTCAGCGGCCTCCTCCATATAGTGCGTGGTCAGGAGGAGCGTGACGTTCGCCTCCTTCAGCATCCGGAGCTTGTCCCAAATGAGGTGGCGCGCCTGCGGGTCGAGACCGACGGTCGGCTCATCGAGGATGAAAAGCCGCGGGTCATTGATCAGCCCCCTGGCGACCAGCAGTCTCCTCCGCATCCCCGACGACAGATCCTCTATCGTCGAGTGCTGTTTCTCCGTGAGCTGCACAAAATCGAGGAGTTCACGGCCGCACGTGGTCGCCCGCTCACGCGGGATGCCGAAATAGCGGGCATACACCGTGAGATTCGCGAGGACGTCGAAGTCGGTATCAAGGTTGTTGTCCTGAGGGACGACACCCAAATCTTTCTTGATGAGCTCCGGGTTGATATTCGGGTCTCTCCCGAGCACGCGAAGCTCCCCGTCCGTCCTCGGCGTCACGCAGTAAATCATCTTCATCGTGGTAGTCTTGCCCGCCCCATTGGGCCCGATGATGCCAAAGCACTCACCCTCATGCACCTCGACGTCGATGCCCGCGACGGCGAGGGTATCTCTGTACTGCTTGACAAGATTGTGCGCGGATACTGCGGGAGTCATAGCCCAACTTTCGCACTTGTAGTCGTAACTTCTTGCAAATGAACGACCGGGTTTTTGAGGCACTACAACGTCGTAGTGGTCTTCTGCCGTATTACGGTCTTCGTTTTGGGCAATTCTTGCCACTTGATTCCGAAAATCCTGTATATCTCCTTTTGGGCTTCCCCGGGAATACCCGCTTTCCTGATCCGATAAACCTCACCGCAATTGGTCGGCACGATAACCGTGTCATATGAATGTGTCTGTAATACTCT encodes the following:
- a CDS encoding ATP-binding cassette domain-containing protein encodes the protein MTPAVSAHNLVKQYRDTLAVAGIDVEVHEGECFGIIGPNGAGKTTTMKMIYCVTPRTDGELRVLGRDPNINPELIKKDLGVVPQDNNLDTDFDVLANLTVYARYFGIPRERATTCGRELLDFVQLTEKQHSTIEDLSSGMRRRLLVARGLINDPRLFILDEPTVGLDPQARHLIWDKLRMLKEANVTLLLTTHYMEEAAELCDRVAVMDRGKILVTGPPRDLVRRFIGEEVLELVLSGGEQEKVIRDITYFHATVEQTNQKLYLYCDDCRPLLTHLTDKGYRRILRRPATLEDVFLKLTGRDLVD